A section of the Clostridium omnivorum genome encodes:
- a CDS encoding BglG family transcription antiterminator — MDRIFNIINLLLDNKEPITINDIANKLKVSNKTIRNDMEKVEELIIKKGLILTKKQGVGICIEGTEINRLELQKECLKGKKIIEPYSPEDRKYYILKRLFMSDENITIKELAEELFVSRVTIHKDIDEVETWLENYNLKLLKKTNYGIEIVGREEDWRNAVVGLVSVNKENDELRELLYDDYSGRIDYKTMVKLKELINLDYKQLERILTEAEEKLNFNFSDDAFISLIIHIAISIKRLKSNKDITLSSEVMEGLKKKSEYIIAEDIAADIESTFKVKQGECEIGYILLHILGAKMQQSKTIDENMNLENDDLSVSIAYEIINMAQQTLNINLNEDKQLLNGLILHLRPTINRLKYDLTLRNPILKEIKETYPELYGLAWMTSGIFEKYLGIRISEEEIGYIALHLGAAIERQKKPFSALVVCTSGIGTAQLLAAKLEKHFKDIEIKDIISLTALKEVEYKDIDLIISTVAIESDKPVINISPLLTQNDIKRLDLLINSLKNKSRKKTEDMIDFINDELVEIKASYRTKAEVITSMCNKFYSKGYVDQSFITDVFKRESLGPTEVGNGVAIPHGFSEHVIQSKIGIVILESPIEWSGGMVDVIFLIGISKTDLSKAKGIFRRLYNKVDSVMFLENIRKADSTAEIKRLLEVK, encoded by the coding sequence ATGGATAGAATATTCAATATTATTAACTTACTTCTTGATAACAAGGAGCCAATCACTATAAATGATATAGCAAATAAACTTAAAGTATCAAATAAGACAATAAGAAATGATATGGAAAAAGTTGAAGAATTAATAATTAAAAAAGGTTTAATACTTACAAAAAAGCAAGGAGTAGGAATATGTATTGAAGGCACTGAGATTAATAGATTAGAGCTGCAAAAGGAATGTTTGAAAGGTAAAAAAATTATTGAGCCATACTCACCTGAGGATAGAAAATATTATATTTTAAAAAGATTGTTTATGAGTGATGAGAATATTACTATTAAAGAGCTGGCTGAAGAACTTTTTGTTAGCAGGGTAACTATTCATAAGGACATTGATGAAGTAGAAACTTGGCTTGAAAATTATAATTTGAAGCTGCTAAAAAAGACTAACTATGGAATTGAGATAGTAGGAAGGGAAGAAGATTGGAGAAATGCTGTTGTAGGTTTAGTTTCAGTGAATAAAGAAAACGATGAACTAAGAGAACTGCTTTATGACGATTACAGCGGAAGAATTGATTATAAGACAATGGTGAAGCTTAAAGAATTAATTAATTTGGATTATAAGCAGCTTGAAAGAATATTAACAGAGGCGGAGGAAAAATTAAATTTTAATTTTTCTGATGATGCTTTTATAAGTTTAATAATTCACATTGCTATTTCTATTAAAAGATTAAAGAGCAATAAGGATATAACACTTTCAAGTGAGGTTATGGAAGGCCTGAAGAAAAAAAGTGAATATATTATTGCAGAAGATATAGCTGCAGATATTGAGAGCACATTTAAAGTTAAACAGGGAGAATGTGAAATTGGTTATATATTACTTCATATTCTTGGGGCAAAGATGCAGCAGAGTAAAACAATAGATGAAAATATGAATCTAGAAAATGATGATTTATCGGTGAGTATTGCCTATGAGATTATAAATATGGCCCAGCAAACTCTTAATATTAATTTAAATGAGGATAAGCAGTTGTTAAATGGACTTATATTGCATTTAAGACCAACAATTAACAGGCTTAAGTATGATTTAACTTTGAGAAACCCAATATTAAAGGAAATAAAAGAGACCTATCCAGAGCTATATGGGCTAGCATGGATGACTAGCGGAATCTTTGAAAAGTATTTAGGAATAAGGATATCAGAAGAAGAGATAGGGTATATAGCATTGCATCTTGGAGCTGCTATAGAAAGACAAAAGAAACCATTTAGTGCATTAGTTGTATGCACAAGTGGGATTGGCACCGCTCAATTACTTGCTGCAAAGCTTGAAAAGCATTTTAAAGATATAGAAATAAAGGATATAATTTCGCTTACTGCTCTAAAGGAAGTAGAGTATAAAGATATAGACTTAATTATATCTACTGTTGCTATTGAATCTGATAAGCCAGTTATAAATATAAGTCCACTTCTGACTCAAAATGATATAAAAAGATTAGATTTACTAATCAACAGCTTAAAAAACAAATCAAGAAAAAAAACAGAAGATATGATAGATTTCATTAATGATGAATTGGTTGAGATAAAGGCTAGCTATAGAACAAAAGCAGAAGTTATAACTTCTATGTGCAATAAGTTTTATTCAAAAGGGTATGTGGATCAAAGTTTTATTACAGATGTATTTAAAAGAGAAAGCCTTGGTCCTACAGAAGTTGGAAACGGTGTAGCTATTCCCCATGGCTTTTCAGAACATGTAATTCAGTCTAAAATTGGAATTGTTATTTTAGAAAGTCCAATTGAGTGGTCGGGTGGAATGGTTGATGTGATTTTTCTTATAGGAATCAGCAAGACTGATTTAAGTAAAGCAAAGGGTATCTTTAGAAGACTATATAATAAAGTAGATTCAGTAATGTTTTTAGAAAATATAAGAAAGGCAGACAGTACAGCAGAAATCAAAAGGCTGTTAGAGGTGAAGTAA
- a CDS encoding PTS fructose transporter subunit IIB: protein MKILAVTACPTGIAHTYMAAEALEKAARSLGHEIKVETQGSIGIENKITLKEASAADLVIFAADVAVKEESRFKGKPIFKAEAQKAIKNAKAIIEEAIKLCENK from the coding sequence ATGAAAATTTTAGCAGTAACTGCATGTCCTACTGGTATAGCACATACTTATATGGCAGCTGAGGCTTTAGAAAAGGCAGCAAGAAGTTTAGGACACGAAATAAAAGTTGAAACACAAGGTTCTATTGGTATAGAAAATAAAATTACTTTAAAAGAGGCAAGTGCAGCTGATTTAGTAATATTTGCAGCAGATGTAGCTGTTAAAGAAGAAAGTAGATTTAAAGGAAAACCAATTTTTAAGGCTGAAGCTCAAAAGGCAATCAAAAATGCCAAGGCAATAATAGAAGAAGCTATAAAATTGTGTGAAAATAAATAA
- a CDS encoding PTS fructose transporter subunit IIC produces the protein MKDELKRIREYLMTGVSYMIPIVVIGGVLIAFSIALSGVQPGKGAVVTNPILKNMMDVGSAAFSMMVPVLAGFIAYAIADRPGIAPGLVGGVLSNNIKAGFLGGIVAGFIAGYVARWIKSWKVNKNLKPIMPIFVIPILSSLIVGALMIYVLGNPISSLMTSMTNGLKSMSSGNSILLAILMAAMIAFDMGGPVNKVAFMFGAAMIGEGIYTVMGPVAAAICIPPLGMGVATLLAPNKYTRTEKDAGKGALAMGLIGITEGAIPFAAADPLRVIPSIMTGSAVGGAIAAIGKVGDHAPHGGPIVLPVVDNRIWFVIAVIAGITVTSVMVNALKKPVSEEMEETSSLGM, from the coding sequence ATGAAAGATGAATTGAAGAGAATAAGAGAGTACTTGATGACTGGTGTATCATATATGATACCAATAGTTGTTATAGGTGGAGTCCTAATAGCTTTTTCTATAGCATTAAGTGGAGTACAGCCTGGAAAAGGAGCTGTAGTTACAAATCCAATACTTAAAAATATGATGGATGTTGGTTCAGCAGCATTTTCAATGATGGTACCTGTGCTAGCTGGATTTATAGCATATGCTATAGCTGATAGGCCAGGTATAGCACCAGGTTTAGTTGGTGGTGTTCTTTCAAACAACATAAAGGCAGGTTTTTTAGGCGGAATAGTAGCAGGCTTCATTGCTGGATATGTGGCTAGGTGGATAAAAAGCTGGAAAGTAAATAAAAACTTGAAACCAATAATGCCTATATTCGTAATACCTATACTATCTTCATTAATAGTTGGAGCTTTGATGATATATGTTTTAGGTAATCCAATAAGCAGTTTAATGACATCCATGACTAATGGATTAAAGTCCATGAGTTCAGGTAATTCAATATTACTAGCCATATTAATGGCCGCAATGATAGCATTTGATATGGGAGGGCCAGTAAACAAGGTTGCATTTATGTTTGGAGCTGCAATGATAGGTGAAGGAATATATACAGTAATGGGTCCAGTTGCTGCAGCTATATGTATACCACCATTAGGAATGGGAGTAGCAACACTTCTAGCACCAAACAAATATACTAGAACAGAAAAGGATGCAGGAAAAGGAGCTCTCGCAATGGGATTAATAGGTATAACAGAGGGTGCAATACCATTTGCAGCAGCAGATCCTTTAAGAGTAATTCCATCTATAATGACTGGCTCTGCAGTAGGAGGAGCAATAGCAGCTATAGGAAAGGTTGGGGATCATGCACCACATGGTGGCCCTATAGTATTGCCAGTTGTGGATAACAGGATATGGTTTGTAATAGCTGTAATTGCTGGAATAACAGTAACTTCTGTTATGGTTAATGCGTTGAAAAAGCCTGTATCAGAAGAAATGGAAGAGACAAGTAGTCTTGGTATGTAA
- the rpsA gene encoding 30S ribosomal protein S1 encodes MDNFQDSSMKEMMEAIEGSLKRINSGDIVKGTVISVSDSEVFVNIGYMADGIIDRAELSDDPAVNPKDIINAGDELYVYIINVNDGEGNVELSKKRADAVKVWDELSELQSEGKSVTVKVKEAVKGGAVAYIKGIRAFIPASQLAAGFVEDINSFVGKDLEVKIIELDKDKNKVILSGKEVAKEAKEAKKQELWNSIKKGEKRTGTVTRLARFGAFVDLGGVDGLIHNQDLSWKRIVDPAEIVSVGDKVEVYVLDFDKEKGRISLGLKEISEDPWNTITEKYSVGSTVEGTVVRLLDFGAFVEIAPGIEGLVHISEISEERIAKPASVLKVGDKVKVKVLSIDTKEHKMSLSIKEAVEKPQEDYSQFNDEESSMATLADLFKDKLKNFKFEE; translated from the coding sequence ATGGATAATTTTCAAGATAGCTCCATGAAGGAAATGATGGAGGCAATTGAAGGAAGCTTAAAAAGAATTAATTCAGGTGATATTGTAAAGGGAACTGTAATATCAGTTTCTGACAGTGAGGTATTTGTTAACATTGGCTATATGGCTGATGGAATAATTGATAGAGCTGAATTATCTGATGATCCAGCTGTTAATCCAAAGGATATAATAAATGCTGGAGATGAACTTTATGTTTATATTATAAATGTTAACGATGGTGAAGGAAATGTAGAACTTTCTAAAAAGAGAGCAGATGCAGTTAAGGTTTGGGATGAACTTTCTGAGCTTCAAAGTGAAGGAAAAAGTGTAACTGTAAAAGTTAAGGAAGCAGTTAAAGGTGGAGCAGTAGCATACATAAAAGGGATAAGAGCTTTCATACCAGCGTCTCAATTAGCTGCTGGCTTTGTCGAAGACATAAACAGTTTTGTAGGTAAAGACTTAGAAGTAAAGATTATTGAGCTTGACAAGGATAAAAATAAAGTTATACTTTCTGGAAAAGAAGTTGCAAAGGAAGCTAAAGAAGCAAAGAAGCAAGAACTTTGGAACAGTATTAAAAAAGGTGAAAAGAGGACTGGAACTGTAACAAGACTTGCAAGATTTGGAGCTTTTGTTGATTTAGGCGGAGTAGATGGACTTATTCATAACCAAGATTTATCCTGGAAGAGGATAGTAGATCCTGCTGAAATAGTATCTGTAGGCGATAAAGTTGAAGTATATGTGCTTGACTTTGATAAAGAAAAGGGAAGAATATCCCTTGGACTTAAGGAAATAAGTGAAGACCCATGGAATACTATAACGGAAAAATATAGTGTAGGTTCTACAGTAGAAGGAACAGTAGTAAGACTTCTTGACTTTGGAGCATTTGTAGAAATAGCTCCAGGAATTGAAGGTCTAGTGCACATTAGTGAAATTTCAGAAGAGAGAATAGCTAAACCAGCTTCAGTGTTAAAAGTAGGGGATAAGGTAAAGGTAAAAGTACTTTCCATAGATACAAAAGAACATAAGATGAGCCTAAGTATAAAGGAAGCTGTAGAAAAGCCACAAGAGGATTACTCTCAGTTTAATGATGAGGAGAGTTCAATGGCAACACTTGCAGATTTATTTAAGGATAAGTTAAAAAATTTTAAATTTGAAGAATAG
- a CDS encoding HelD family protein, whose product MMLVDNNELEKEFEYSLEKEIEFNLEKEKLEQVLGEINDEMLRFIEKRKLITEYILDYREKQLEEYRDDEDKLIEYFDHERFVKEEAFKTVDRKIKELNVLAKAPYFGRVDFKEEDFDEEKIYIGRFGLTPEGSYEPVIVDWRAPVSALFYTSSLGESSYRAPAGKIDVDILKKRQYIIKKAKLSGMFDSALDVKDDILQMVLSKSANDKLRDIIMTIQEEQDRIIREPREKTVVVNGVAGSGKTTIALHRVAYLLYNYRETLQDKVLILGPNSIFMEYISTVLPSLGEVGVKQTTFTDLALEIIGLKGVMNISEYMERILSGDKKFIEDVLHKTSEDYLEELNDLVNKLDEEYFNISEVKFFDKVVQSEDDLKDLFYNYYKDMPLFRRSKKVKRIIYSKLRDFRDEEVRKIQKEYKDAVAKLSKTELEVEEGHLNYIRKLKIREAIEEVMRAKRELTWLDSNNVLAIYNKFNSEKELTIDDLAPILYLKVKLEGLKLDREIKHVVIDEAQDYSPIQFIAVKELTKCSSMTVVGDSNQRLIPLKGEVAMLKLNNYLPSMKVEHYNLYKSYRSTREIMEYANGYLKEESIVPLVRNGEPVREHKAKDIEELADILEKTIEELNEKGYESIAVICRDMDETERVGKAIRNKNYVKILDNEDIIYNSGSVVIPSYFAKGLEFDAVLLVEPSNELKDNKLLYVMATRALHELHVFKL is encoded by the coding sequence ATGATGTTAGTGGACAATAATGAGCTTGAAAAAGAGTTTGAATATAGTCTAGAAAAAGAAATTGAATTTAACCTAGAAAAAGAAAAGCTGGAGCAGGTTTTAGGCGAAATTAATGACGAAATGCTTAGATTTATAGAAAAGAGAAAGCTTATTACTGAGTATATTCTCGACTATAGAGAAAAGCAATTAGAAGAGTACAGAGACGATGAGGATAAGCTTATTGAGTATTTTGACCATGAAAGATTTGTAAAGGAAGAAGCTTTTAAGACTGTAGATAGAAAAATAAAAGAACTTAATGTACTTGCAAAGGCTCCATACTTTGGAAGAGTGGATTTCAAGGAAGAAGACTTTGATGAAGAAAAGATATACATTGGTAGATTTGGGCTTACACCAGAGGGAAGTTATGAGCCTGTGATAGTAGACTGGAGAGCGCCAGTATCCGCATTGTTTTATACCAGCAGCTTAGGTGAGAGCAGTTATAGAGCTCCAGCTGGAAAAATTGATGTGGACATTTTAAAAAAGAGACAATATATAATTAAAAAAGCTAAGCTATCAGGTATGTTTGATTCTGCTCTCGATGTTAAGGATGATATTCTTCAGATGGTGCTCAGTAAGAGTGCCAATGATAAGCTTAGAGATATCATAATGACAATCCAGGAAGAGCAGGATAGAATAATAAGAGAGCCTCGCGAAAAAACTGTAGTAGTAAATGGAGTGGCAGGAAGCGGTAAAACCACAATTGCTCTGCATAGGGTAGCATACCTTCTATATAACTATAGAGAAACTCTTCAGGATAAGGTACTTATCTTAGGGCCAAACAGTATTTTTATGGAGTATATATCTACTGTGCTCCCTAGTCTTGGAGAAGTAGGTGTAAAACAGACTACCTTTACTGACTTAGCACTTGAAATTATAGGCTTAAAAGGTGTAATGAATATATCAGAATATATGGAAAGAATTTTAAGTGGAGATAAGAAATTTATTGAAGATGTACTTCATAAGACATCAGAAGATTATTTAGAGGAACTCAATGATCTTGTTAATAAGCTGGATGAGGAGTACTTTAATATTTCAGAGGTGAAATTCTTTGATAAAGTTGTTCAATCAGAGGATGACTTAAAGGATTTATTTTATAACTATTATAAAGATATGCCTCTTTTCAGAAGAAGTAAGAAGGTAAAGAGAATTATCTATTCAAAGCTAAGGGACTTTAGAGATGAAGAAGTAAGAAAAATTCAAAAGGAATACAAAGATGCAGTGGCAAAGCTGTCTAAAACTGAACTGGAAGTTGAAGAAGGGCATTTGAACTATATTAGAAAGCTTAAAATAAGAGAAGCTATTGAAGAGGTAATGAGGGCTAAAAGGGAATTGACTTGGCTTGATAGCAACAATGTTTTGGCAATATACAATAAGTTTAACTCTGAAAAGGAACTTACAATTGATGATTTAGCACCAATATTATACTTAAAGGTTAAACTTGAAGGATTAAAACTTGATAGAGAGATAAAACATGTGGTTATCGATGAAGCACAAGATTACAGTCCTATACAGTTTATAGCAGTAAAGGAACTTACTAAGTGCAGTTCTATGACTGTAGTTGGTGATAGTAATCAAAGGCTTATTCCTCTAAAAGGTGAAGTTGCAATGCTTAAGCTAAATAATTATCTGCCTAGTATGAAGGTTGAACACTATAATCTATACAAGAGTTATCGTTCTACAAGAGAAATCATGGAATATGCTAATGGATATCTAAAGGAAGAAAGTATAGTCCCACTAGTTAGAAATGGTGAACCTGTAAGGGAACATAAGGCAAAAGATATTGAGGAGTTAGCTGACATCCTAGAAAAGACTATAGAAGAATTAAATGAGAAGGGTTATGAAAGTATTGCTGTGATTTGCAGAGATATGGATGAAACTGAAAGGGTAGGAAAAGCAATTAGAAATAAGAATTATGTAAAAATTTTAGATAACGAAGATATAATATATAATTCTGGCTCAGTAGTAATTCCATCGTATTTCGCAAAGGGACTGGAATTTGACGCGGTACTTTTGGTTGAACCATCAAATGAACTAAAGGATAATAAACTATTATACGTAATGGCTACTAGAGCACTTCATGAGTTGCATGTATTTAAGCTTTAG
- the ftsH gene encoding ATP-dependent zinc metalloprotease FtsH — protein MFDNKKFKYAAYYAIGVAIVILIINYMLVDMRTQPIKYNEFLKMLNEKQIEEVQVATDKIVIIPKADAGSGKKVLYTANLNDPQLVETLRSSGVTFGAPVENNNPIKSFFWNWVFPIILFTLIGRLIFGKMDKKFGSGVMSFGKNTAKLYAENETGKTFVDVAGQEEAKDSLVEIVDFLHNPKKYAEIGAKLPKGALLVGPPGTGKTLLAKAVAGEAHVPFFSISGSDFVEMFVGMGAARVRDLFKQAEEKAPCIIFIDEIDAIGKSRDGNIGGNDEREQTLNQLLAEMDGFDSSKGVVILGATNRPEILDKALLRPGRFDRRVIVDRPDLKGREDILKVHIKDVKVSDEIDLTSIAKATPGAVGADLANMVNEAALRAVKNNRKVVEQEDLEEAIEVIIAGKEKKDRILSAKEKKIVAFHEVGHALVAALLKNTDPVHKITIVPRTMGALGYTMQLPEEEKYLVTKEEMINEITILLGGRAAEEIEFNIVSTGASNDIEKATQTARNMVTIYGMSDKFDMMGIESVSNRYLDGRAVQNCSDKTAAMADEEVLHLIKTAHENAKNTLLENRDLLTKIAEKLLEKETIMGDEFMELVKEYQGIELEPENTTEKDDVSGQ, from the coding sequence ATGTTTGACAATAAAAAGTTTAAGTATGCAGCATATTACGCTATAGGTGTAGCTATAGTCATACTTATAATAAACTATATGCTAGTAGATATGAGAACTCAGCCAATAAAATACAATGAATTTTTAAAGATGCTTAATGAAAAACAGATAGAAGAAGTTCAAGTTGCAACTGATAAAATAGTAATTATACCAAAAGCAGATGCAGGATCTGGGAAAAAGGTTTTATATACTGCAAACTTAAATGATCCACAGCTAGTTGAAACTTTGAGAAGTTCAGGAGTAACTTTTGGTGCTCCTGTGGAAAATAATAATCCTATAAAATCTTTTTTCTGGAACTGGGTATTTCCAATAATACTTTTCACTTTAATTGGAAGGCTAATTTTTGGAAAAATGGATAAAAAGTTTGGCAGTGGAGTAATGTCTTTTGGTAAAAATACTGCTAAATTGTATGCGGAAAACGAAACAGGAAAAACCTTTGTAGATGTAGCAGGACAAGAGGAGGCTAAGGATTCCTTAGTTGAAATTGTTGACTTTCTGCATAACCCTAAGAAGTATGCAGAAATAGGAGCTAAGCTGCCAAAGGGAGCCCTTCTAGTAGGTCCTCCAGGAACTGGTAAAACGCTTTTGGCAAAGGCTGTAGCTGGAGAAGCACATGTGCCATTTTTCTCAATATCAGGTTCAGACTTTGTAGAAATGTTTGTAGGAATGGGTGCTGCTAGGGTTAGAGATTTATTTAAGCAAGCAGAAGAAAAGGCACCATGTATAATATTTATAGATGAAATCGATGCTATAGGTAAGAGTAGAGATGGAAATATCGGAGGAAATGATGAAAGAGAGCAGACATTAAATCAGCTTTTAGCTGAAATGGATGGCTTTGATTCCTCTAAAGGGGTAGTAATATTAGGGGCTACTAATAGACCTGAAATACTTGATAAGGCACTGTTAAGACCTGGAAGATTTGATAGAAGAGTTATTGTAGATAGACCTGATTTAAAAGGAAGAGAAGATATTTTAAAGGTTCATATTAAGGATGTAAAAGTATCTGATGAAATTGATCTTACGTCTATAGCCAAGGCTACTCCAGGTGCTGTAGGTGCTGATTTAGCTAATATGGTAAATGAAGCTGCACTAAGAGCAGTAAAAAATAACAGAAAAGTAGTTGAACAAGAGGACTTAGAGGAAGCAATTGAGGTAATAATAGCTGGTAAGGAGAAGAAGGACAGAATTTTATCTGCTAAGGAGAAGAAAATTGTTGCCTTCCACGAAGTAGGTCATGCTTTAGTTGCGGCGCTTTTAAAGAATACCGATCCTGTTCATAAAATCACTATAGTTCCAAGAACTATGGGGGCTCTAGGTTACACCATGCAGCTTCCTGAGGAAGAAAAATATCTTGTGACAAAGGAAGAAATGATAAATGAGATAACCATACTTTTAGGCGGAAGAGCTGCTGAAGAAATAGAGTTTAATATAGTGTCTACTGGCGCTTCAAATGATATTGAAAAAGCAACTCAGACAGCAAGAAATATGGTAACTATTTATGGAATGTCAGATAAGTTTGATATGATGGGAATTGAATCTGTATCAAATAGATATCTAGACGGGAGAGCTGTTCAAAATTGCAGTGATAAGACTGCTGCAATGGCGGACGAAGAGGTGCTGCATTTAATAAAAACTGCCCATGAGAACGCTAAGAATACTCTACTTGAAAATAGAGACCTTTTAACTAAGATTGCCGAAAAGCTTCTTGAGAAGGAAACCATTATGGGTGATGAGTTCATGGAACTTGTTAAAGAATATCAGGGTATAGAATTAGAACCTGAGAATACTACAGAAAAGGATGATGTTAGTGGACAATAA
- a CDS encoding dipeptide epimerase encodes MKIKDIQVGKIQIPLKKPFKTSLRTVTVAEEVIIKIITEEGAIGFGSAPPTAVITGDIEESIAGAIKSVIKPKLIGLNIEDFEHIMNVLNNSMIRNSSAKAAVDIALYDLFCKQYNIPLYRLLGGYRKTIDTDITISVNSPEEMVRDSIQAVEEGYRHLKVKVGTNEALDIERVKAIREAVGSDIKIRVDANQGWKPKEAVRIIRRYEDMNLNIELVEQPVIAWDIEGLKFVTDNVETDILADEAVFSPREAIKIINMKAADLINIKLMKCGGIYNALKICSIAEAMEVECMVGCMMESKVGITAAASFSAAKKNVTKYDLDTVLLMAQDPIVGGAGFCGNSILLSDAPGLGISEVAGWKEI; translated from the coding sequence ATGAAAATTAAAGATATTCAAGTTGGAAAGATACAGATACCACTGAAGAAGCCCTTTAAAACTTCACTTAGAACCGTTACTGTAGCTGAAGAAGTAATTATTAAGATAATTACTGAAGAAGGAGCAATTGGCTTTGGAAGTGCCCCCCCAACTGCAGTTATAACTGGCGATATTGAAGAATCTATAGCAGGTGCCATAAAAAGTGTAATCAAACCAAAGCTTATAGGGCTTAACATTGAGGATTTTGAGCATATAATGAATGTGCTAAATAACAGCATGATAAGAAACAGCAGTGCTAAAGCTGCTGTAGATATAGCACTATACGACCTATTTTGCAAGCAGTATAATATACCTTTGTACAGGCTTCTTGGAGGGTATAGAAAAACTATTGATACAGATATTACAATTAGTGTGAATTCTCCAGAGGAGATGGTTCGAGATTCGATTCAGGCTGTAGAAGAGGGATATAGGCATTTAAAGGTCAAAGTAGGTACAAATGAAGCTCTAGATATAGAAAGAGTAAAAGCAATAAGAGAAGCTGTAGGCAGTGATATTAAAATTAGAGTGGATGCTAACCAAGGATGGAAGCCAAAAGAAGCTGTTAGAATTATTAGAAGATATGAGGATATGAATCTAAATATTGAGCTAGTAGAACAGCCGGTTATTGCCTGGGATATAGAAGGGCTCAAATTTGTTACAGATAATGTTGAGACAGATATTCTTGCGGATGAAGCTGTATTTAGTCCAAGAGAAGCTATTAAAATAATAAATATGAAAGCTGCAGATTTAATCAATATAAAGCTCATGAAGTGCGGTGGAATATATAATGCACTTAAGATATGCAGTATAGCTGAAGCTATGGAAGTAGAGTGTATGGTAGGCTGCATGATGGAAAGCAAAGTTGGAATAACCGCTGCAGCAAGTTTTTCTGCTGCAAAGAAAAATGTAACAAAATATGATTTAGATACTGTACTGCTTATGGCTCAGGACCCAATTGTTGGTGGTGCTGGCTTTTGTGGGAATAGTATTTTACTTTCAGATGCTCCTGGACTTGGAATATCTGAGGTTGCAGGTTGGAAGGAAATATAA
- a CDS encoding sigma-70 family RNA polymerase sigma factor: MDLEALVLEAKRGNKDALEEILSRFKGFIIKTIRGIYISGYEPEDLLQIGYMTLIKAVQKYESYNNSSFVSYATSAIKNNFYYEIRQKSKIHSESSLNLETEDGLMIMDNLCSEENIEETIMLEEDKRKLMAALSILTEDESDFIQFVYFHGGKIKEYSDLHNIKYVTLIKKKERILKKLRLLLA; the protein is encoded by the coding sequence ATGGACTTAGAAGCTTTAGTTTTAGAGGCAAAACGTGGCAATAAGGATGCCCTTGAAGAAATACTTAGTAGATTTAAAGGATTTATAATCAAAACTATAAGAGGTATTTATATTAGCGGCTATGAACCCGAGGATTTGCTGCAAATAGGGTATATGACCTTAATAAAAGCTGTACAAAAATATGAGTCCTATAATAATAGCAGCTTTGTTTCCTATGCAACTAGTGCAATAAAAAATAACTTTTATTATGAAATAAGACAAAAGAGTAAAATCCATTCCGAGAGCAGTCTCAACCTAGAAACTGAGGATGGTTTAATGATAATGGATAACTTATGTTCAGAGGAAAATATTGAAGAAACAATAATGCTTGAAGAGGATAAGCGTAAACTTATGGCTGCACTATCTATTTTAACAGAGGATGAAAGTGATTTTATACAATTTGTATATTTCCATGGCGGCAAGATTAAGGAATATTCTGATTTGCATAATATAAAATATGTAACACTTATAAAGAAAAAAGAAAGAATTCTAAAAAAATTAAGACTGCTATTAGCATAG